One Aphidius gifuensis isolate YNYX2018 linkage group LG3, ASM1490517v1, whole genome shotgun sequence DNA window includes the following coding sequences:
- the LOC122852761 gene encoding uncharacterized transmembrane protein DDB_G0289901-like isoform X20, translating into MIRITKFLVFSIFAVYLIAATPSNSRAVNNGWGDDNYDIPISSENGNDNGGNSGTSAITGSQSYSYSGSVGSSNTGTGSGSGSASSSSAGASSGSSGQSGSASSAAAAAAAASSGSSSDGLTGQSGSASSAAAAAAAASSGSSGGGSSSQSGSSSNAGSSTSTGPAGTVVSSNSGSSSNSGSLTSTGPSGTVSSSNSGSSSNAGSSTKTGPAGTVVSSNSGSSSNAGSATKTGPAGTVVASNSGSSSNAGSVTKTGSSGTVSSSNSGSSSNAGSATKTGPSGTVSSSNSGSSSNAGSSTRTGPAGTVVSSNSGSSSNAGSATKTGLSGTVSSSNSGSSSNAGSSTKTGPAGTVVSSNSGSSSNAGSVTKTGPSGTVSSSNSGSSSNAGSSTRTGPAGTVVSSNSGSSSNAGSITKAGPSGTVSSSNSGSSSNAGSSTRTGPAGTVVSSNSGSTSNAGSATKTGPAGTVVASNSGSSSNAGSVTRTGPAGTVVSSNSGSSSNAGSVTKTGPSGTVSSSNSGSSSNAGSSTRTGPAGTVVSSNSGSSSNAGSVTKTGPSGTVVSSNSGSSSNAGSATKTGPAGTVVSSNSGSSSNAGSATKTGPAGTVVASNSGSSSNAGSVTKTGPSGTVVASNSGSSSNAGSVTKTGPSGTVVSSNSGSSSNAGSATKTGPSGTVSSSNSGSSSNAGSVTKTGPSGTVVSSNSGSSSNAGSVTKTGPAGTVSSSNSGSSSNAGSVTKTGPSGTVSSSNSGSSSNAGSSTKTGPSGTVSSSNSGSSSNAGSVTKTGPSGTVVSSNSGSSSNAGSATKTGPAGTVVASNSGSSSNAGSSTKTGPAGTVVASNSGSSSNAGSVTKTGPSGTVVSSNSGSSSNAGSATKTGPAGTVSSSNSGSSSNAGSVTKTGPSGTVVSSNSGSSSNAGSATKTGPSGTVSSSNSGSSSNAGSSTKTGPAGTVVSSNSGSSSNAGSSTKTGPAGTVVSSNSGSSSNAGSVTKTGPSGTVSSSNSGSSSNAGSATKTGPSGTVSSSNSGSSSNAGSSTKTGPAGTVVSSNSGSSSNAGSATKTGPAGTVVSSNSGSSSNAGSVTKTGPSGTVSSSNSGSSSNAGSVTKTGPSGTVSSSNSGSSSNAGSVTKTGPSGTVSSSNSGSSSNAGSSTKTGPAGTVVSSNSGSSSNAGSVTKTGPSGTVSSSNSGSSSNAGSVTKTGPSGTVSSSNSGSSSNAGSSTKTGPAGTVVSSNSGSSSNAGSVTKTGPSGTVSSSNSGSSSNAGSSTRTGPAGTVSSSNSGSSSNAGSVTKTGPSGTVSSSNSGSSSNAGSSTKTGPAGTVVSSNSGSSSNAGSVTKTGPSGTVSSSNSGSSSNAGSVTKTGPSGTVSSSNSGSSSNAGSVTKTGPSGTVSSSNSGSSSNAGSSTRTGPAGTVVSSNSGSSSNAGSVTKTGPSGTVSSSNSGSSSNAGSSTKTGPSGTVSSSNSGSSSNAGSVTKTGPSGTVSSSNSGSSSNAGSSTRTGPAGTVVSSNSGSSSNAGSSTNSGTTSGSVLSSTTASPTKPTKISGSVSSSTTASPTKPTKNPGNVSSSTIASPTKPTKAVVNPHNRGHSGHEHHHHRGLHWGHKLREHIRHERIIPHHEIRKHSQRDC; encoded by the exons atGATTCGGATCACAAAATTTCTAGTGTTCAGCATTTTTGCTGTGTACTTAATTG CGGCAACACCAAGTAATTCACGGGCTGTGAATAACGGATGGGGTGATGATAATTACGACATACCTATATCAAGTGAAAATGGAAATGACAATGGAGGAAACAGTGGAACTAGTGCAATAACCGGATCACAATCATACAGCTACTCTGGATCAGTAGGATCTAGCAATACTGGTACAGGATCAGGAAGTGGATCAGCCAGTAGTTCTTCAGCAGGTGCAAGTTCAGGATCCTCTGGTCAAAGTGGATCAGCCAGTAGCGCTGCAGCAGCTGCAGCAGCAGCAAGTTCAGGATCATCAAGTGATGGTTTAACAGGTCAAAGTGGATCAGCCAGTAGCGCTGCAGCAGCTGCAGCAGCTGCAAGTTCAGGGTCATCTGGTGGTGGCTCGTCTAGTCAAAGTGGATCATCCAGTAACGCTGGATCCTCTACGAGTACAGGACCAGCTGGTACTGTTGTATCCAGTAACAGTGGATCATCTAGTAATTCTGGATCATTGACAAGTACAGGACCATCTGGTACTGTTTCATCCAGTAACAGTGGATCATCAAGTAACGCTGGATCATCTACAAAAACAGGACCAGCTGGTACTGTTGTATCCAGTAACAGTGGATCATCAAGTAACGCTGGATCTGCTACAAAAACAGGACCAGCTGGTACTGTTGTAGCCAGTAACAGTGGATCATCAAGTAACGCTGGATCAGTTACAAAAACAGGTTCATCTGGTACTGTTTCATCCAGTAACAGTGGATCATCAAGTAACGCTGGATCTGCTACAAAAACAGGACCATCCGGTACTGTATCATCCAGTAACAGTGGCTCATCAAGTAACGCTGGATCATCTACAAGAACAGGACCAGCTGGTACTGTTGTATCCAGTAACAGTGGATCATCAAGTAACGCTGGATCTGCTACAAAAACAGGTTTATCTGGTACTGTTTCATCCAGTAACAGTGGATCATCAAGTAACGCTGGATCATCTACAAAAACAGGACCAGCTGGTACTGTTGTATCTAGTAACAGTGGATCATCAAGTAACGCTGGATCAGTTACAAAAACAGGTCCATCTGGAACAGTTTCATCCAGTAACAGTGGATCATCAAGTAACGCTGGATCATCTACAAGAACAGGACCAGCCGGTACTGTTGTATCCAGTAACAGTGGATCATCAAGTAACGCTGGATCCATAACAAAAGCAGGACCATCCGGTACTGTATCATCTAGTAACAGTGGCTCATCAAGTAACGCTGGATCATCTACAAGAACAGGACCAGCTGGTACTGTTGTATCCAGTAACAGTGGATCAACAAGTAACGCTGGATCTGCTACAAAAACAGGACCAGCTGGTACTGTTGTAGCCAGTAACAGTGGATCATCAAGTAACGCTGGATCAGTTACAAGAACAGGACCAGCTGGTACTGTTGTATCCAGTAACAGTGGATCATCAAGTAACGCTGGATCAGTTACAAAAACAGGTCCATCTGGAACAGTTTCATCCAGTAACAGTGGATCATCAAGTAACGCTGGATCATCTACAAGAACAGGACCAGCCGGTACTGTTGTATCCAGTAACAGTGGATCATCAAGTAACGCTGGATCAGTTACAAAAACAGGTCCATCTGGTACTGTTGTATCCAGTAACAGTGGATCATCAAGTAACGCTGGATCTGCTACGAAAACAGGACCAGCTGGTACTGTTGTATCCAGTAACAGTGGATCATCAAGTAACGCTGGATCTGCTACAAAAACAGGACCAGCTGGTACTGTTGTAGCCAGTAACAGTGGATCATCAAGTAACGCTGGATCAGTTACAAAAACAGGTCCATCTGGTACTGTTGTAGCCAGTAACAGTGGATCATCAAGTAACGCTGGATCAGTTACAAAAACAGGTCCATCTGGTACTGTTGTATCCAGTAACAGTGGATCATCAAGTAACGCTGGATCTGCTACAAAAACAGGTCCATCTGGTACTGTTTCATCCAGTAACAGTGGATCATCAAGTAACGCTGGATCAGTTACAAAAACAGGTCCATCTGGTACTGTTGTATCCAGTAACAGTGGATCATCAAGTAACGCTGGATCAGTTACAAAAACAGGACCAGCTGGTACTGTTTCATCCAGTAACAGTGGATCATCAAGTAACGCTGGATCAGTTACAAAAACAGGTCCATCTGGTACTGTTTCATCCAGTAACAGTGGATCATCAAGTAACGCTGGATCATCTACAAAAACAGGACCATCCGGTACTGTATCATCCAGTAACAGTGGATCATCAAGTAACGCTGGATCAGTTACAAAAACAGGTCCATCTGGTACTGTTGTATCCAGTAACAGTGGATCATCAAGTAACGCTGGATCTGCTACAAAAACAGGACCAGCTGGTACTGTTGTAGCCAGTAACAGTGGATCATCAAGTAACGCTGGATCATCTACAAAAACAGGACCAGCTGGTACTGTTGTAGCCAGTAACAGTGGATCATCAAGTAACGCTGGATCAG TTACAAAAACAGGTCCATCTGGTACTGTTGTATCCAGTAACAGTGGATCATCAAGTAACGCTGGATCTGCTACAAAAACAGGACCAGCTGGTACTGTTTCATCCAGTAACAGTGGATCATCAAGTAACGCTGGATCAGTTACAAAAACAGGTCCATCTGGTACTGTTGTATCCAGTAACAGTGGATCATCAAGTAACGCTGGATCTGCTACAAAAACAGGACCATCTGGTACCGTTTCATCCAGTAACAGTGGCTCATCAAGTAACGCTGGATCATCTACAAAAACAGGACCAGCTGGTACTGTTGTATCCAGTAACAGTGGATCATCAAGTAACGCTGGATCATCTACAAAAACAGGACCAGCTGGTACTGTTGTATCCAGTAACAGTGGATCATCAAGTAACGCTGGATCAGTTACAAAAACAGGTCCATCTGGTACTGTTTCATCCAGTAACAGTGGATCATCAAGTAACGCTGGATCTGCTACAAAAACAGGACCATCTGGTACTGTTTCATCCAGTAACAGTGGATCATCAAGTAACGCTGGATCATCTACAAAAACAGGACCAGCTGGTACTGTTGTATCCAGTAACAGTGGATCATCAAGTAACGCTGGATCTGCTACAAAAACAGGACCAGCTGGTACTGTTGTATCCAGTAACAGTGGATCATCAAGTAACGCTGGATCAGTTACAAAAACAG GTCCATCTGGTACTGTTTCATCCAGTAACAGTGGATCATCAAGTAACGCTGGATCAGTTACAAAAACAG GTCCATCTGGTACTGTTTCATCCAGTAACAGTGGATCATCAAGTAACGCTGGATCAGTTACAAAAACAGGTCCATCTGGTACTGTTTCATCCAGTAACAGTGGATCATCAAGTAACGCTGGATCATCTACAAAAACAGGACCAGCTGGTACTGTTGTATCCAGTAACAGTGGATCATCAAGTAACGCTGGATCAGTTACAAAAACAGGTCCATCTGGTACTGTTTCATCCAGTAACAGTGGATCATCAAGTAACGCTGGATCAGTTACAAAAACAGGTCCATCTGGTACTGTTTCATCCAGTAACAGTGGATCATCAAGTAACGCTGGATCATCTACAAAAACAGGACCAGCTGGTACTGTTGTATCCAGTAACAGTGGATCATCAAGTAACGCTGGATCAGTTACAAAAACAGGTCCATCTGGTACTGTTTCATCCAGTAACAGTGGATCATCAAGTAACGCTGGATCATCTACAAGAACAGGACCAGCCGGTACTGTTTCATCCAGTAACAGTGGATCATCAAGTAACGCTGGATCAGTTACAAAAACAGGTCCATCTGGTACTGTTTCATCCAGTAACAGTGGCTCATCAAGTAACGCTGGATCATCTACAAAAACAGGACCAGCTGGTACTGTTGTATCCAGTAACAGTGGATCATCAAGTAACGCTGGATCAGTTACAAAAACAGGTCCATCTGGTACTGTTTCATCCAGTAACAGTGGATCATCAAGTAACGCTGGATCAGTTACAAAAACAGGTCCATCTGGTACTGTTTCATCCAGTAACAGTGGATCATCAAGTAACGCTGGATCAGTTACAAAAACAGGTCCATCTGGTACTGTTTCATCCAGTAACAGTGGATCATCAAGTAACGCTGGATCATCTACAAGAACAGGACCAGCTGGTACTGTTGTATCCAGTAACAGTGGATCATCAAGTAACGCTGGATCAGTTACAAAAACAGGTCCATCTGGTACTGTTTCATCCAGTAACAGTGGATCATCAAGTAACGCTGGATCATCTACAAAAACAGGACCATCTGGTACTGTATC ATCCAGTAACAGTGGATCATCAAGTAACGCTGGATCAGTTACAAAAACAGGACCATCCGGTACTGTATCATCCAGTAACAGTGGATCATCAAGTAACGCTGGATCATCTACAAGAACAGGACCAGCTGGTACTGTTGTATCCAGTAACAGTGGATCATCAAGTAACGCTGGATCATCTACGAATTCCGGAACAACTTCTGGCAGCGTATTATCTAGCACTACTGCATCTCCTACAAAACCAACTAAAATTTCTGGCAGCGTATCATCTAGTACCACTGCATCCCCCACAAAACCAACTAAAAATCCCGGCAACGTATCATCTAGTACTATTGCATCCCCTACAAAACCAACAAAAGCTGTCGTCAATCCTCACAACAGAGGTCATTCAGGTCATGAGCATCATCACCACAGAGGTCTGCATTGGGGTCATAAACTTAGAGAACACATACGCCATGAACGAATCATTCCACATCACGAGATAAGAAAGCATTCTCAACGTGATTGTTAA
- the LOC122852761 gene encoding uncharacterized transmembrane protein DDB_G0289901-like isoform X13 gives MIRITKFLVFSIFAVYLIAATPSNSRAVNNGWGDDNYDIPISSENGNDNGGNSGTSAITGSQSYSYSGSVGSSNTGTGSGSGSASSSSAGASSGSSGQSGSASSAAAAAAAASSGSSSDGLTGQSGSASSAAAAAAAASSGSSGGGSSSQSGSSSNAGSSTSTGPAGTVVSSNSGSSSNSGSLTSTGPSGTVSSSNSGSSSNAGSSTKTGPAGTVVSSNSGSSSNAGSATKTGPAGTVVASNSGSSSNAGSVTKTGSSGTVSSSNSGSSSNAGSATKTGPSGTVSSSNSGSSSNAGSSTRTGPAGTVVSSNSGSSSNAGSATKTGLSGTVSSSNSGSSSNAGSSTKTGPAGTVVSSNSGSSSNAGSVTKTGPSGTVSSSNSGSSSNAGSSTRTGPAGTVVSSNSGSSSNAGSITKAGPSGTVSSSNSGSSSNAGSSTRTGPAGTVVSSNSGSTSNAGSATKTGPAGTVVASNSGSSSNAGSVTRTGPAGTVVSSNSGSSSNAGSVTKTGPSGTVSSSNSGSSSNAGSSTRTGPAGTVVSSNSGSSSNAGSVTKTGPSGTVVSSNSGSSSNAGSATKTGPAGTVVSSNSGSSSNAGSATKTGPAGTVVASNSGSSSNAGSVTKTGPSGTVVASNSGSSSNAGSVTKTGPSGTVVSSNSGSSSNAGSATKTGPSGTVSSSNSGSSSNAGSVTKTGPSGTVVSSNSGSSSNAGSVTKTGPAGTVSSSNSGSSSNAGSVTKTGPSGTVSSSNSGSSSNAGSSTKTGPSGTVSSSNSGSSSNAGSVTKTGPSGTVVSSNSGSSSNAGSATKTGPAGTVVASNSGSSSNAGSSTKTGPAGTVVASNSGSSSNAGSVTKTGPSGTVVSSNSGSSSNAGSATKTGPAGTVSSSNSGSSSNAGSVTKTGPSGTVVSSNSGSSSNAGSATKTGPSGTVSSSNSGSSSNAGSSTKTGPAGTVVSSNSGSSSNAGSSTKTGPAGTVVSSNSGSSSNAGSVTKTGPSGTVSSSNSGSSSNAGSATKTGPSGTVSSSNSGSSSNAGSSTKTGPAGTVVSSNSGSSSNAGSATKTGPAGTVVSSNSGSSSNAGSVTKTGPSGTVSSSNSGSSSNAGSSTRTGPAGTVVSSNSGSSSNAGSVTKTGPSGTVVSSNSGSSSNAGSATKTGPAGTVVSSNSGSSSNAGSATKTGPAGTVVASNSGSSSNAGSVTKTGPSGTVVSSNSGSSSNAGSVTKTGPSGTVVSSNSGSSSNAGSATKTGPSGTVSSSNSGSSSNAGSVTKTGPSGTVSSSNSGSSSNAGSVTKTGPSGTVSSSNSGSSSNAGSSTKTGPAGTVVSSNSGSSSNAGSVTKTGPSGTVSSSNSGSSSNAGSVTKTGPSGTVSSSNSGSSSNAGSSTKTGPAGTVVSSNSGSSSNAGSVTKTGPSGTVSSSNSGSSSNAGSSTRTGPAGTVSSSNSGSSSNAGSVTKTGPSGTVSSSNSGSSSNAGSSTKTGPAGTVVSSNSGSSSNAGSVTKTGPSGTVSSSNSGSSSNAGSVTKTGPSGTVSSSNSGSSSNAGSVTKTGPSGTVSSSNSGSSSNAGSSTRTGPAGTVVSSNSGSSSNAGSVTKTGPSGTVSSSNSGSSSNAGSSTKTGPSGTVSSSNSGSSSNAGSVTKTGPSGTVSSSNSGSSSNAGSSTRTGPAGTVVSSNSGSSSNAGSSTNSGTTSGSVLSSTTASPTKPTKISGSVSSSTTASPTKPTKNPGNVSSSTIASPTKPTKAVVNPHNRGHSGHEHHHHRGLHWGHKLREHIRHERIIPHHEIRKHSQRDC, from the exons atGATTCGGATCACAAAATTTCTAGTGTTCAGCATTTTTGCTGTGTACTTAATTG CGGCAACACCAAGTAATTCACGGGCTGTGAATAACGGATGGGGTGATGATAATTACGACATACCTATATCAAGTGAAAATGGAAATGACAATGGAGGAAACAGTGGAACTAGTGCAATAACCGGATCACAATCATACAGCTACTCTGGATCAGTAGGATCTAGCAATACTGGTACAGGATCAGGAAGTGGATCAGCCAGTAGTTCTTCAGCAGGTGCAAGTTCAGGATCCTCTGGTCAAAGTGGATCAGCCAGTAGCGCTGCAGCAGCTGCAGCAGCAGCAAGTTCAGGATCATCAAGTGATGGTTTAACAGGTCAAAGTGGATCAGCCAGTAGCGCTGCAGCAGCTGCAGCAGCTGCAAGTTCAGGGTCATCTGGTGGTGGCTCGTCTAGTCAAAGTGGATCATCCAGTAACGCTGGATCCTCTACGAGTACAGGACCAGCTGGTACTGTTGTATCCAGTAACAGTGGATCATCTAGTAATTCTGGATCATTGACAAGTACAGGACCATCTGGTACTGTTTCATCCAGTAACAGTGGATCATCAAGTAACGCTGGATCATCTACAAAAACAGGACCAGCTGGTACTGTTGTATCCAGTAACAGTGGATCATCAAGTAACGCTGGATCTGCTACAAAAACAGGACCAGCTGGTACTGTTGTAGCCAGTAACAGTGGATCATCAAGTAACGCTGGATCAGTTACAAAAACAGGTTCATCTGGTACTGTTTCATCCAGTAACAGTGGATCATCAAGTAACGCTGGATCTGCTACAAAAACAGGACCATCCGGTACTGTATCATCCAGTAACAGTGGCTCATCAAGTAACGCTGGATCATCTACAAGAACAGGACCAGCTGGTACTGTTGTATCCAGTAACAGTGGATCATCAAGTAACGCTGGATCTGCTACAAAAACAGGTTTATCTGGTACTGTTTCATCCAGTAACAGTGGATCATCAAGTAACGCTGGATCATCTACAAAAACAGGACCAGCTGGTACTGTTGTATCTAGTAACAGTGGATCATCAAGTAACGCTGGATCAGTTACAAAAACAGGTCCATCTGGAACAGTTTCATCCAGTAACAGTGGATCATCAAGTAACGCTGGATCATCTACAAGAACAGGACCAGCCGGTACTGTTGTATCCAGTAACAGTGGATCATCAAGTAACGCTGGATCCATAACAAAAGCAGGACCATCCGGTACTGTATCATCTAGTAACAGTGGCTCATCAAGTAACGCTGGATCATCTACAAGAACAGGACCAGCTGGTACTGTTGTATCCAGTAACAGTGGATCAACAAGTAACGCTGGATCTGCTACAAAAACAGGACCAGCTGGTACTGTTGTAGCCAGTAACAGTGGATCATCAAGTAACGCTGGATCAGTTACAAGAACAGGACCAGCTGGTACTGTTGTATCCAGTAACAGTGGATCATCAAGTAACGCTGGATCAGTTACAAAAACAGGTCCATCTGGAACAGTTTCATCCAGTAACAGTGGATCATCAAGTAACGCTGGATCATCTACAAGAACAGGACCAGCCGGTACTGTTGTATCCAGTAACAGTGGATCATCAAGTAACGCTGGATCAGTTACAAAAACAGGTCCATCTGGTACTGTTGTATCCAGTAACAGTGGATCATCAAGTAACGCTGGATCTGCTACGAAAACAGGACCAGCTGGTACTGTTGTATCCAGTAACAGTGGATCATCAAGTAACGCTGGATCTGCTACAAAAACAGGACCAGCTGGTACTGTTGTAGCCAGTAACAGTGGATCATCAAGTAACGCTGGATCAGTTACAAAAACAGGTCCATCTGGTACTGTTGTAGCCAGTAACAGTGGATCATCAAGTAACGCTGGATCAGTTACAAAAACAGGTCCATCTGGTACTGTTGTATCCAGTAACAGTGGATCATCAAGTAACGCTGGATCTGCTACAAAAACAGGTCCATCTGGTACTGTTTCATCCAGTAACAGTGGATCATCAAGTAACGCTGGATCAGTTACAAAAACAGGTCCATCTGGTACTGTTGTATCCAGTAACAGTGGATCATCAAGTAACGCTGGATCAGTTACAAAAACAGGACCAGCTGGTACTGTTTCATCCAGTAACAGTGGATCATCAAGTAACGCTGGATCAGTTACAAAAACAGGTCCATCTGGTACTGTTTCATCCAGTAACAGTGGATCATCAAGTAACGCTGGATCATCTACAAAAACAGGACCATCCGGTACTGTATCATCCAGTAACAGTGGATCATCAAGTAACGCTGGATCAGTTACAAAAACAGGTCCATCTGGTACTGTTGTATCCAGTAACAGTGGATCATCAAGTAACGCTGGATCTGCTACAAAAACAGGACCAGCTGGTACTGTTGTAGCCAGTAACAGTGGATCATCAAGTAACGCTGGATCATCTACAAAAACAGGACCAGCTGGTACTGTTGTAGCCAGTAACAGTGGATCATCAAGTAACGCTGGATCAG TTACAAAAACAGGTCCATCTGGTACTGTTGTATCCAGTAACAGTGGATCATCAAGTAACGCTGGATCTGCTACAAAAACAGGACCAGCTGGTACTGTTTCATCCAGTAACAGTGGATCATCAAGTAACGCTGGATCAGTTACAAAAACAGGTCCATCTGGTACTGTTGTATCCAGTAACAGTGGATCATCAAGTAACGCTGGATCTGCTACAAAAACAGGACCATCTGGTACCGTTTCATCCAGTAACAGTGGCTCATCAAGTAACGCTGGATCATCTACAAAAACAGGACCAGCTGGTACTGTTGTATCCAGTAACAGTGGATCATCAAGTAACGCTGGATCATCTACAAAAACAGGACCAGCTGGTACTGTTGTATCCAGTAACAGTGGATCATCAAGTAACGCTGGATCAGTTACAAAAACAGGTCCATCTGGTACTGTTTCATCCAGTAACAGTGGATCATCAAGTAACGCTGGATCTGCTACAAAAACAGGACCATCTGGTACTGTTTCATCCAGTAACAGTGGATCATCAAGTAACGCTGGATCATCTACAAAAACAGGACCAGCTGGTACTGTTGTATCCAGTAACAGTGGATCATCAAGTAACGCTGGATCTGCTACAAAAACAGGACCAGCTGGTACTGTTGTATCCAGTAACAGTGGATCATCAAGTAACGCTGGATCAGTTACAAAAACAG GTCCATCTGGAACAGTTTCATCCAGTAACAGTGGATCATCAAGTAACGCTGGATCATCTACAAGAACAGGACCAGCCGGTACTGTTGTATCCAGTAACAGTGGATCATCAAGTAACGCTGGATCAGTTACAAAAACAGGTCCATCTGGTACTGTTGTATCCAGTAACAGTGGATCATCAAGTAACGCTGGATCTGCTACAAAAACAGGACCAGCTGGTACTGTTGTATCCAGTAACAGTGGATCATCAAGTAACGCTGGATCTGCTACAAAAACAGGACCAGCTGGTACTGTTGTAGCCAGTAACAGTGGATCATCAAGTAACGCTGGATCAGTTACAAAAACAGGTCCATCTGGTACTGTTGTATCCAGTAACAGTGGATCATCAAGTAACGCTGGATCAGTTACAAAAACAGGTCCATCTGGTACTGTTGTATCCAGTAACAGTGGATCATCAAGTAACGCTGGATCTGCTACAAAAACAGGTCCATCTGGTACTGTTTCATCCAGTAACAGTGGATCATCAAGTAACGCTGGATCAGTTACAAAAACAG GTCCATCTGGTACTGTTTCATCCAGTAACAGTGGATCATCAAGTAACGCTGGATCAGTTACAAAAACAGGTCCATCTGGTACTGTTTCATCCAGTAACAGTGGATCATCAAGTAACGCTGGATCATCTACAAAAACAGGACCAGCTGGTACTGTTGTATCCAGTAACAGTGGATCATCAAGTAACGCTGGATCAGTTACAAAAACAGGTCCATCTGGTACTGTTTCATCCAGTAACAGTGGATCATCAAGTAACGCTGGATCAGTTACAAAAACAGGTCCATCTGGTACTGTTTCATCCAGTAACAGTGGATCATCAAGTAACGCTGGATCATCTACAAAAACAGGACCAGCTGGTACTGTTGTATCCAGTAACAGTGGATCATCAAGTAACGCTGGATCAGTTACAAAAACAGGTCCATCTGGTACTGTTTCATCCAGTAACAGTGGATCATCAAGTAACGCTGGATCATCTACAAGAACAGGACCAGCCGGTACTGTTTCATCCAGTAACAGTGGATCATCAAGTAACGCTGGATCAGTTACAAAAACAGGTCCATCTGGTACTGTTTCATCCAGTAACAGTGGCTCATCAAGTAACGCTGGATCATCTACAAAAACAGGACCAGCTGGTACTGTTGTATCCAGTAACAGTGGATCATCAAGTAACGCTGGATCAGTTACAAAAACAGGTCCATCTGGTACTGTTTCATCCAGTAACAGTGGATCATCAAGTAACGCTGGATCAGTTACAAAAACAGGTCCATCTGGTACTGTTTCATCCAGTAACAGTGGATCATCAAGTAACGCTGGATCAGTTACAAAAACAGGTCCATCTGGTACTGTTTCATCCAGTAACAGTGGATCATCAAGTAACGCTGGATCATCTACAAGAACAGGACCAGCTGGTACTGTTGTATCCAGTAACAGTGGATCATCAAGTAACGCTGGATCAGTTACAAAAACAGGTCCATCTGGTACTGTTTCATCCAGTAACAGTGGATCATCAAGTAACGCTGGATCATCTACAAAAACAGGACCATCTGGTACTGTATC ATCCAGTAACAGTGGATCATCAAGTAACGCTGGATCAGTTACAAAAACAGGACCATCCGGTACTGTATCATCCAGTAACAGTGGATCATCAAGTAACGCTGGATCATCTACAAGAACAGGACCAGCTGGTACTGTTGTATCCAGTAACAGTGGATCATCAAGTAACGCTGGATCATCTACGAATTCCGGAACAACTTCTGGCAGCGTATTATCTAGCACTACTGCATCTCCTACAAAACCAACTAAAATTTCTGGCAGCGTATCATCTAGTACCACTGCATCCCCCACAAAACCAACTAAAAATCCCGGCAACGTATCATCTAGTACTATTGCATCCCCTACAAAACCAACAAAAGCTGTCGTCAATCCTCACAACAGAGGTCATTCAGGTCATGAGCATCATCACCACAGAGGTCTGCATTGGGGTCATAAACTTAGAGAACACATACGCCATGAACGAATCATTCCACATCACGAGATAAGAAAGCATTCTCAACGTGATTGTTAA